The Ktedonobacterales bacterium sequence GATACATGCCTTCGCCGGTGAAGGGATCGTAAAAGCCCGTCGCATCGCCAACCAGCATCACTCCATCAGTAGAGAGACGCTGGGCGCTGACGGCCAATCGGCTCACCGTCAGAATACCCTTTGTGCGCCGCGCCTCATCCAGCCTGGAGGCGAGCGCCGGGAACCCCTGGAGCGCCTCATCGAAGAAAGCGTCAACATGCCCGGCCAGGCGCGGCGCTTCGCTTTCATCAACCACAATCGCCACGTTGCAGAGGTCGCCAACTGCTGGCGGCTCCAGCGGGGCCAGGCCCACATAGCACCCGCGCCCAACGTGCATTTCGCCGTACAGCCCCAGATCACGAATGCCGCGCATGTGTGTGACCAGCGCGATCTTGCGCTGGCGCGCGGAAGATTGCTGCACGCCCAGCCGCCGGGCAATCAGCGAATGCACACCGTCGGCGGCCACCAGCAGCCGCGCCCGCAGGGTCGTGGCTGCCGTCGCTTTGCTCTCGACGCCAGCGGCAGGGCTAGTCGAAGGACCATCCGATGCTTTACAGGAAGCGTTCGCTGATGTTTCACGTGAAACACTGGCGAGCGGTTCACGTGAACCACTCGCGGGCTGCGTCTTTTGCACAGCGAGACTGACGCTGATCTCCCTGGGGCTGACACGCTTTATCTGAAAGTCCTGAAGGCGCGTCCCTTCAAGCGCCTCAACGCCCTGGCTTCGCGCCCGCTCAATCAGCAGGTGATCGAAAATAGAGCGCGGCAAGGCCAGCCCATATTCATAATAGGGCTTACCGTCAGGTCTGGTGACGCCCGCGAAGTCGGCTCGGAACGCGCGGCCCGCCGGGGAGTAGATGTCGAAGCCGCGCAGATGAGCCGGTTGCCTAGCCTGCACCTGCTCCAGCACACCCAGGCGCTTGAGAACGCCTTCAATCGCCGGACTCATGTACTCGGCGCAGGCTTTGTCGCGCGGAAAGATCGCTTTATCAATCAGCCCGACATGATAGCCCTGCCGCGCCAGCATGATGGCGGCGGCTGAACCTGCTGGCCCCGCGCCAACAATGGCAACATCGAAATCAAGCGTCATGCGCGCTCCTATCCCACTTGCAGCGCCGCCTGGAAGGCCGCTGCAAATCACACCCTTCTGAGGGCTACCGCCATATTCGCGCCGCCGACGCCGCGCCCACCAAGCAGAACCACCGGCTGAGCGAACGGGCGCGCTTCGTCGCGCACCAGATCGAGGCCATAGGCGGGGTCCAACTCCTCACAATTGATCGTTGGTGGGATAAGGCCATGCTCAAGCGCCAGCAAGGCTGTAATCGCATCCAGCGCGCCCGCCGCCGCGTAGCTGTGGCCGATCATCGTGCGCGGCACACTGACAGGAAGACCGTCAAGAGCCGCGCCAAAGGCCAGCCGAAGTGCTTCCGCTTCCCCCTGATCGGACAGGGGAACGGCTCGCCCGTCCAGGCTCACATAGCCGATCTCGTTGGGAGCGATGTCTCCCTCTTGCATAGCCTGGCGCATGGCCCGCGCATACTGCGCGCCGTTCGCTGAAGGCGAGACCAGCCCATGCGCGTCATTGGTTTGCCCATAGCCAACAATTTCCCCATAGATCGGCGCTCCGCGCTGCCGCGCATGCTCATATTCCTCCAGGATGCACATGCCAGCCCCCTCTGCCAATACCAGACCAGCCGCGCGGCGGTCAAAGGGGCGGTAGGCGTGCGGATCGGCTTTCGTCACACAATAGCCCTTACGAGCCAGCGCCAGAAAAATGAACGGGTGGAGCAAGGCTTCGCATCCGCCGGTAATAAGCACATCCGCCGCGCCGCGCCGAATGGCGCTGGCAGCCATGCCCAGCGCATCCAGGCCGCCAACCGTATCGTTCACCGGCGTTTTACAGTAGCCCTGAATGCCGTAGCGAATGGACGCCTGGCCCACGTTCGCCACCTGAAGCCAGGCAATCGCCGTATACGCGCTCATCGCGCGCGGTCCGCGCGTGTAGGCAGCGGTAATCTCCCTGAAAACAAACTCTGCGCCCCCCCATGTGCAGGCAATGACCGCCCCGACCCGATGGGGGGATTCTTGTTCCAGCGCCAGCCGGGCATCAGTCAGCGCCTCTTGCATGGCGGCGAGAGCAAGATGGGTCACGCGATCAGTGCGCTTTGCCAACCTCCGGTCAATCACCGCTTCAACGACAAAATTGTCAACCTCTCCAGCTACCTGAATCGGAAGATCAGCGACCGGAAAACGCCGAATAGGCTTGATGCCAGAAGCGCCCCTCTGCGTCGCCTGCCAGAACGCCTCTTTTCCCAGGCCATTAGGAGCGATTACTCCCAGGCCGGTGATGACGACCCGCCGCGTTGACTGATGTGTCATGCCTGTGTTCCTTTGGGGAGAGAATGCAAGTCAGCTAGTGGACTCCAGCAAGGCGCCGATCACCCCACTCCGGCGCGGCAAGGAGGAGCGCCGTATTCACCCCGCCAAAGCCGCTGGAGTGCGTAAGCGCGACCTGAATAGTGCTGGGGCGCGCGGTATTGGGGATATAATCGAGGTCGCAGGCCGGGTCCGGCTGTTCCTGGTTGATCGTTGGCGGCAGGATATGTTCGTGCAGCGCCAGCGCCGTGACAATGGTTTCAATGGCGCTGGCCGCCCCTTGCGTATGGCCGATCATTGATTTGGTAGAACTAATTGGGATACGATATGCCTGCTCGCCGAAAACAGCCTTATAGGCGGCAGTCTCCGCGCTCTCGTTGGCAACAGTCGAACTCCCATGTGAATTGATATAGCCAAGCTGCTCAGGGGTGATGGCCGCTTCATCGAGAATCTGCCTCAACAGGGTCTGAAGCGGCATGCCATCTTCAGGCAAGGCGGTCATATGATAGGCGTTGCTGTTCGAGGCGAAGGTAATCAGCTCAGCATAGATACGCGCGCCACGCGCCAGCGCCAGTTC is a genomic window containing:
- a CDS encoding FAD-dependent monooxygenase, which produces MTLDFDVAIVGAGPAGSAAAIMLARQGYHVGLIDKAIFPRDKACAEYMSPAIEGVLKRLGVLEQVQARQPAHLRGFDIYSPAGRAFRADFAGVTRPDGKPYYEYGLALPRSIFDHLLIERARSQGVEALEGTRLQDFQIKRVSPREISVSLAVQKTQPASGSREPLASVSRETSANASCKASDGPSTSPAAGVESKATAATTLRARLLVAADGVHSLIARRLGVQQSSARQRKIALVTHMRGIRDLGLYGEMHVGRGCYVGLAPLEPPAVGDLCNVAIVVDESEAPRLAGHVDAFFDEALQGFPALASRLDEARRTKGILTVSRLAVSAQRLSTDGVMLVGDATGFYDPFTGEGMYRALRGAELLAGVAGAALAAGDCSAERLRAYDRLHRREFAGKRLVEHIVQELIARPWLCEHVMERFARRKHLADTMMGVTGDFLPPSRVLSPFYVARLLI
- a CDS encoding beta-ketoacyl-[acyl-carrier-protein] synthase family protein translates to MTHQSTRRVVITGLGVIAPNGLGKEAFWQATQRGASGIKPIRRFPVADLPIQVAGEVDNFVVEAVIDRRLAKRTDRVTHLALAAMQEALTDARLALEQESPHRVGAVIACTWGGAEFVFREITAAYTRGPRAMSAYTAIAWLQVANVGQASIRYGIQGYCKTPVNDTVGGLDALGMAASAIRRGAADVLITGGCEALLHPFIFLALARKGYCVTKADPHAYRPFDRRAAGLVLAEGAGMCILEEYEHARQRGAPIYGEIVGYGQTNDAHGLVSPSANGAQYARAMRQAMQEGDIAPNEIGYVSLDGRAVPLSDQGEAEALRLAFGAALDGLPVSVPRTMIGHSYAAAGALDAITALLALEHGLIPPTINCEELDPAYGLDLVRDEARPFAQPVVLLGGRGVGGANMAVALRRV